In Calothrix sp. PCC 7507, one DNA window encodes the following:
- the rpsS gene encoding 30S ribosomal protein S19, which translates to MGRSLKKGPFVADHLLTKIERLNAKNEKQVIKTWSRASTILPLMVGHTIAVHNGRQHVPVFVSEQMVGHKLGEFAPTRTYRGHGKSDKKSGR; encoded by the coding sequence ATGGGTCGTTCTCTAAAAAAAGGTCCTTTCGTTGCGGATCATTTACTCACCAAGATTGAGAGGCTGAACGCTAAAAACGAAAAACAAGTTATTAAAACTTGGTCGAGAGCCTCGACTATTTTGCCCCTGATGGTCGGTCACACGATCGCTGTTCACAACGGACGCCAACATGTGCCGGTTTTTGTCAGTGAGCAAATGGTGGGACACAAGTTGGGTGAATTTGCTCCCACACGTACCTACAGGGGACATGGGAAAAGTGACAAAAAATCTGGCAGATAG
- a CDS encoding XisI protein: MAKLDEYRQYIKNLLQQHASTVWDNRVQAQTIFDTEQDHYQLVYVGWRNQNRIYGPVLHLDIIEDKIWIQQDGTEVGIANELVELGVPKEDIVLGFQLPSVRKYTDFAVS; the protein is encoded by the coding sequence GTGGCAAAGCTAGATGAATATCGACAATATATTAAAAATTTGCTGCAACAACACGCCAGTACTGTTTGGGATAATCGCGTTCAAGCACAGACAATTTTTGATACAGAACAAGATCATTATCAATTAGTTTATGTAGGTTGGCGTAACCAAAACCGCATCTATGGGCCGGTTCTCCATCTAGATATTATTGAAGATAAAATCTGGATTCAGCAAGATGGAACAGAGGTAGGAATTGCTAATGAATTGGTTGAATTAGGTGTCCCAAAAGAGGACATTGTTTTAGGTTTTCAATTACCCTCTGTAAGGAAATATACGGATTTTGCTGTTAGTTAA
- the rplD gene encoding 50S ribosomal protein L4 translates to MAESVVKNWQGEQVGETTFELRVAKEETAAHIVHRALVRQLTNARQGTASTKTRSEVRGGGRKPWRQKGTGRARAGSIRSPLWRGGGVIFGPKPREFNLKLNRKERRLALRTALVSRIDDLIVVEEFSEQLSRPKTKELVAALARWGAAPENKTLLILNEIADNVYFSARNIENLKLIPANQLNVYDLLHADKIVLTASALEKIQEVYSA, encoded by the coding sequence ATGGCCGAGAGTGTAGTTAAAAATTGGCAAGGAGAGCAAGTCGGAGAAACAACCTTCGAGTTGCGTGTTGCTAAAGAAGAAACAGCAGCACATATTGTGCATCGAGCCTTGGTCAGACAATTAACCAATGCTCGTCAAGGAACAGCTAGTACAAAAACTCGTTCCGAAGTTAGAGGTGGTGGCCGCAAACCCTGGCGGCAGAAAGGTACGGGTAGGGCGCGTGCTGGATCTATTCGTTCACCATTGTGGCGTGGTGGTGGTGTGATCTTCGGGCCAAAACCCAGAGAGTTCAACCTGAAATTGAACCGCAAAGAACGGCGTTTAGCCCTGAGAACAGCATTAGTCAGCCGCATTGATGATTTGATTGTGGTGGAAGAATTTAGCGAACAGCTATCTCGCCCCAAGACCAAAGAATTAGTCGCAGCACTAGCTCGTTGGGGTGCAGCACCAGAAAATAAAACACTGTTAATTTTGAACGAGATTGCGGACAACGTTTATTTTTCAGCTCGCAATATCGAAAATTTGAAACTAATTCCAGCCAACCAGCTAAACGTTTACGATTTGCTGCACGCTGACAAAATTGTACTGACGGCATCAGCCTTAGAAAAAATTCAGGAGGTCTACAGTGCCTAA
- a CDS encoding DUF5678 domain-containing protein, which translates to MSTKPSPEENRQMLKWLNRNRQMLLDSYRNQYIAYNANGLIAHSDNLREVLALGNASKQAFAIYLVPHHTASVQILPIRFRSVARHDRQPNY; encoded by the coding sequence ATGAGTACCAAACCTTCGCCAGAAGAAAATCGGCAGATGCTTAAGTGGCTGAACCGTAATCGCCAAATGTTGTTAGATTCATACCGAAATCAATATATTGCTTATAATGCAAATGGTTTAATAGCTCATAGTGATAATTTACGTGAAGTTTTAGCGTTAGGAAATGCTTCAAAGCAAGCTTTTGCAATTTATTTGGTTCCTCATCACACAGCTTCTGTTCAAATTTTACCAATTCGCTTTCGTTCAGTTGCTCGCCATGATAGGCAGCCAAATTATTGA
- the rpmC gene encoding 50S ribosomal protein L29 — protein MPLPKISEARELSDDKLSDEIIAVKRQLFQLRLQKATRQLDKPHQFRHARHRLAQLLTVEGERQRAASQSAQEEK, from the coding sequence ATGCCTCTTCCCAAGATTTCGGAAGCTAGAGAATTAAGCGACGATAAGCTATCTGATGAAATTATTGCTGTAAAAAGACAACTATTTCAGTTGCGCTTGCAAAAGGCCACCAGACAGCTAGACAAGCCCCACCAGTTCAGACACGCCCGCCACCGCCTAGCCCAATTGCTGACGGTAGAGGGAGAACGCCAACGGGCAGCAAGTCAATCAGCTCAAGAAGAAAAGTAG
- the rplV gene encoding 50S ribosomal protein L22 yields MATDTTEVKAIARFIRISPYKVRRVLDQIRGRSYREALIILEFMPYRACDPILKVLRSAAANAEHNAGLDRAELIITQAYADQGPVLKRFQPRAQGRAYQIRKPTCHITVAVGAAAE; encoded by the coding sequence ATGGCTACTGATACAACTGAAGTCAAAGCGATCGCTCGTTTTATTCGCATTTCTCCCTATAAAGTCCGTCGTGTACTCGATCAAATTCGGGGGCGATCGTACCGAGAAGCGCTGATCATCCTAGAATTCATGCCTTATAGAGCCTGCGATCCTATATTAAAGGTTCTCAGAAGCGCCGCCGCTAATGCCGAGCATAACGCCGGATTAGACCGAGCTGAATTGATCATTACTCAGGCATACGCCGATCAAGGTCCAGTACTGAAGCGCTTCCAGCCCAGAGCCCAAGGACGAGCTTACCAAATTCGCAAGCCAACGTGTCATATCACCGTGGCTGTTGGGGCCGCGGCTGAATAA
- a CDS encoding 50S ribosomal protein L23, with protein MPKFDPRNLPDLVRRPIVTEKATILMEQNKYTFEVVPKATKPEIRAAIEDLFQVKVVKVNTALPPRKKRRVGKFVGYKPQYKRAIVTIAPGDVEKIRQVLFPEV; from the coding sequence GTGCCTAAGTTTGACCCCCGTAACCTTCCTGACTTAGTGCGTCGCCCAATTGTTACAGAAAAGGCGACTATCCTGATGGAGCAGAATAAATACACTTTTGAAGTCGTTCCTAAGGCTACAAAACCAGAAATCAGGGCAGCAATTGAAGACTTGTTTCAAGTCAAGGTTGTCAAAGTCAATACTGCCTTACCACCACGCAAAAAGCGTCGAGTTGGTAAATTTGTAGGTTACAAACCCCAATATAAGCGAGCTATTGTCACCATCGCACCTGGGGACGTAGAGAAGATTAGACAAGTTCTATTCCCAGAGGTCTAG
- a CDS encoding HNH endonuclease, with the protein MSPQRLVMARLEIEHIIPISKNGSNDESNLWLACPLCNGYKCDKTTGVDAETGETVKLFNPRTQVWSEHFYWSDDGVRIVGKTATGRATVAALHLSEDADALEVRSYWVLAGWHLPED; encoded by the coding sequence TTGAGTCCTCAGCGTTTAGTAATGGCACGTTTGGAAATTGAACACATTATTCCCATATCTAAAAATGGTAGTAATGATGAATCAAACTTGTGGCTAGCTTGTCCACTTTGTAATGGCTACAAATGTGATAAAACTACAGGGGTGGATGCAGAAACAGGTGAGACGGTAAAGCTATTTAACCCTCGTACTCAAGTTTGGTCTGAGCATTTTTACTGGAGTGATGATGGAGTACGCATCGTTGGTAAAACAGCTACTGGTAGAGCTACTGTTGCCGCTTTACATTTGAGTGAGGATGCAGATGCTCTGGAAGTTCGCAGTTATTGGGTACTTGCGGGTTGGCATCTTCCAGAAGATTAA
- the rpsC gene encoding 30S ribosomal protein S3, translated as MGQKIHPVGFRLGITHEHQSRWFAVPERYPELLQEDYKLRQYIEKKLGRLAQNNAGISEVRIERKADQIDLEVRTARPGVVVGRGGQGIESLRTGLQDLLGSNRQIRINVVEVQRVDADAYLIAEYIAQQLERRVSFRRVVRQAIQRAQRAGVQGIKVQVSGRLNGAEIARTEWTREGRVPLHTLRADIDYSYCTAKTVYGILGIKVWVFKGEIIPGQEETTLPPAPRDRERGDRDREPRRRQQQRRRQQFEDRSNEG; from the coding sequence GTGGGACAGAAGATTCATCCAGTTGGCTTTCGCCTGGGTATTACACACGAGCATCAATCCCGTTGGTTTGCCGTTCCTGAACGCTATCCAGAACTTCTACAAGAAGACTACAAACTCCGCCAATACATAGAAAAAAAGCTGGGTAGACTGGCTCAAAACAATGCCGGGATTTCTGAAGTACGGATTGAGCGCAAAGCCGACCAAATCGACTTAGAAGTCCGCACAGCTAGACCAGGCGTAGTAGTAGGTCGCGGTGGACAAGGTATCGAATCACTGCGTACCGGACTCCAAGACCTTTTGGGTAGCAATCGCCAAATTCGCATCAACGTTGTGGAAGTGCAACGAGTTGATGCTGATGCCTACTTAATTGCCGAATATATCGCTCAACAACTAGAGCGCCGCGTTTCTTTCCGACGCGTAGTTAGGCAAGCTATTCAGCGTGCCCAACGTGCCGGTGTGCAAGGAATTAAAGTCCAAGTCAGCGGACGGCTCAACGGAGCAGAAATTGCCCGGACAGAGTGGACTCGTGAGGGTAGAGTACCTCTACATACCTTACGGGCTGACATTGACTACTCCTACTGCACCGCGAAAACGGTTTACGGCATTTTGGGTATCAAAGTGTGGGTGTTCAAGGGAGAAATAATCCCCGGACAGGAAGAGACTACACTACCACCAGCACCACGTGATCGCGAACGAGGCGATCGTGATCGCGAACCCCGTCGCCGTCAACAACAACGCCGTCGCCAGCAATTTGAAGACCGCTCAAATGAAGGATAA
- the rpsQ gene encoding 30S ribosomal protein S17 encodes MAIKERVGLVVSDKMQKTVVVAIENRAPHPKYGKIVVKTQRYKVHDEENKSKVGDRVRIQETRPLSKTKRWQITEILNTKATS; translated from the coding sequence ATGGCAATCAAAGAACGAGTTGGCTTGGTAGTGAGTGACAAAATGCAAAAAACGGTGGTAGTCGCCATCGAAAACCGCGCTCCTCACCCCAAGTACGGCAAGATTGTAGTCAAAACCCAGCGCTACAAAGTCCACGATGAAGAAAATAAGAGCAAAGTGGGCGATCGCGTTCGTATTCAGGAAACCAGACCCTTGAGCAAAACCAAGCGCTGGCAAATCACAGAAATCCTCAACACCAAAGCTACAAGTTAA
- the rplC gene encoding 50S ribosomal protein L3 — translation MSVGILGTKLGMTQIFDEAGRAIPVTVIQAGPCTVTQVKTKQTDGYAAIQVGFGAVKPKALNRPLLGHLAKSSAPALRHLSEYHTDAVGDYALGQEIKADIFSAGQIVDVIGTSIGRGFAGNQKRNNFGRGPMSHGSKNHRAPGSIGAGTTPGRVYPGKRMAGRLGGKRITIRKLTVVRVDAERNLLLIKGAIPGKPGALVSIVPANIVGRQK, via the coding sequence GTGTCTGTAGGTATTCTCGGCACCAAACTGGGCATGACCCAAATTTTTGACGAAGCAGGAAGAGCGATTCCTGTCACCGTCATTCAGGCAGGTCCATGCACCGTTACCCAAGTTAAAACGAAACAGACCGACGGTTACGCCGCCATTCAAGTCGGCTTCGGCGCAGTTAAGCCAAAGGCTTTGAACAGACCACTGCTAGGACATCTAGCAAAATCGTCTGCTCCGGCCTTACGTCACTTGAGTGAGTATCACACAGATGCTGTCGGCGATTATGCTTTAGGTCAAGAGATTAAAGCGGATATTTTTAGTGCGGGTCAGATTGTAGATGTAATCGGTACAAGTATCGGTCGCGGTTTTGCCGGCAACCAAAAGCGCAACAACTTTGGTCGCGGTCCCATGTCACATGGTTCCAAAAACCACAGAGCGCCTGGTTCCATCGGCGCTGGTACAACACCAGGTCGTGTTTATCCAGGTAAGCGGATGGCAGGTCGTTTAGGCGGCAAGCGCATTACAATTCGCAAGTTGACTGTAGTCAGAGTAGATGCGGAACGTAACTTATTACTGATTAAGGGAGCAATTCCTGGGAAGCCAGGTGCTTTAGTGAGCATCGTGCCTGCAAATATCGTAGGTAGACAAAAATAG
- the rplB gene encoding 50S ribosomal protein L2 encodes MGTRSYRPYTPSTRQVTISDFAEITKTEPEKSLTEYVHRPKGRNNLGRITSRRRGGGHKQLYRIIDFKRDKRGIPATVAAIEYDPNRNARIALLFYQDGEKRYILHPNGIKVGATVIAGPESPFEIGNALPLANIPLGTSVHNVELKAGKGGQIVRAAGATAQVVAKEGNYVTLKLPSGEVRLIRRECYATIGQVGNTDARNLSAGKAGRNRWKGRRPKVRGSVMNPVDHPHGGGEGRAPIGRPGPVTPWGKPTLGAKTRKPKKASSKLIVRRRRKSSKRGRGGRES; translated from the coding sequence ATGGGTACTCGTTCTTATCGCCCTTATACCCCTAGTACTCGGCAAGTCACAATTTCCGACTTTGCGGAAATTACCAAAACCGAGCCAGAAAAATCCCTAACTGAATACGTACATCGCCCCAAAGGTAGAAATAACCTGGGACGGATTACTAGCCGTCGTCGGGGTGGTGGTCACAAGCAGCTTTATCGGATCATCGATTTCAAAAGAGACAAGCGGGGTATTCCCGCCACAGTCGCAGCAATTGAATACGATCCCAATCGCAATGCACGGATTGCGCTGCTGTTTTATCAAGATGGTGAAAAGAGATATATTCTTCACCCTAATGGAATTAAAGTTGGAGCCACAGTGATTGCTGGCCCAGAATCTCCATTTGAAATTGGTAACGCTTTACCTCTGGCTAATATTCCCTTGGGAACCAGCGTTCACAATGTGGAGTTGAAGGCCGGAAAAGGTGGTCAAATTGTCCGTGCTGCCGGTGCTACTGCCCAAGTAGTGGCTAAAGAAGGTAATTACGTAACACTCAAGTTGCCTTCAGGAGAAGTCCGCTTGATTCGGCGCGAATGCTACGCCACTATCGGACAAGTAGGCAACACCGACGCGAGAAACCTGAGTGCAGGTAAAGCTGGACGCAATCGCTGGAAGGGTCGCCGTCCTAAGGTCAGAGGTAGTGTGATGAACCCTGTAGACCACCCACATGGAGGTGGTGAAGGTAGAGCGCCTATCGGTAGACCGGGTCCTGTGACACCTTGGGGTAAACCTACTTTGGGTGCGAAGACACGTAAGCCAAAGAAAGCCAGCAGCAAACTGATTGTGCGTCGTCGCCGCAAATCGTCTAAACGCGGCCGTGGTGGTCGTGAGTCATAG
- the rplP gene encoding 50S ribosomal protein L16 → MLSPRRTKFRKQQRGRMEGLASRGSTLNFGDFALQAQEPAWITSRQIEASRRAMTRYIRRGGQIWIRIFPDKPVTMRPAETRMGSGKGSPEFWVAVVKPGRILFEIAGVTEEIAREAMRLASFKLPIKTKFIVRPQVEEQE, encoded by the coding sequence ATGTTAAGTCCTAGAAGAACTAAATTCCGCAAACAACAGCGCGGACGGATGGAGGGTCTAGCCTCCCGTGGTAGCACTCTCAATTTCGGCGATTTTGCCCTGCAAGCCCAAGAGCCTGCTTGGATTACCTCCCGGCAAATCGAGGCTTCCCGTCGAGCCATGACCCGTTATATTCGCCGGGGTGGACAGATTTGGATTCGGATTTTCCCTGATAAACCTGTCACCATGCGTCCTGCAGAAACCCGGATGGGTTCCGGAAAAGGTTCACCAGAATTTTGGGTGGCTGTAGTCAAGCCAGGGCGAATTTTGTTTGAAATCGCTGGCGTGACTGAAGAAATTGCCCGTGAAGCCATGCGCTTGGCTTCATTTAAACTGCCAATTAAAACCAAATTTATTGTGCGCCCTCAAGTAGAGGAGCAGGAGTAG
- a CDS encoding element excision factor XisH family protein, producing the protein MYRSALQEQEANRILYLAVPSTVYNEFLYSHLFNL; encoded by the coding sequence ATTTATCGAAGTGCGTTACAAGAACAAGAAGCCAATCGCATTTTATATTTAGCAGTTCCTAGCACTGTTTATAATGAGTTTCTATACTCCCATTTATTCAATCTGTAA